Proteins found in one Paenibacillus sp. FSL R10-2782 genomic segment:
- a CDS encoding ABC transporter substrate-binding protein, with product MQQSNRLKWGITLCLVVLLTVVLGACGNAASNNHPNEKIDTKDPSGQSQTVAMREYTDATGNKINIPVNPQRVITTQYLDAILALGVKPVGAASHLLEGEYLKGKIDGIADIGNPTNVEKVLELQPDLILITEDTTPEVKEQLEKIAPTVVISFMKGDVFKQFRDVAAVLGKDKEAEQWIANLDQKAAEGRKKLAGKFKKGETVTIYMTYGKDVLRVYGARNVGHVIYRSLELNPPEYIRQKLAKDPNFNFVYDSISMEKLPELSGDRIIMLVYDEETKDGILKEIEQSALWRNLPAVKNHKVYFIKADPWFTYSPLAIDKSLDEAVNMLSVDPK from the coding sequence ATGCAACAAAGTAACAGATTAAAATGGGGAATCACGCTTTGTCTTGTGGTTCTGCTGACGGTTGTACTGGGTGCTTGTGGAAACGCAGCTAGCAACAACCATCCGAACGAAAAGATCGACACTAAGGATCCATCCGGACAATCCCAAACGGTTGCCATGCGTGAATATACAGATGCCACTGGCAACAAGATCAATATCCCTGTAAATCCGCAACGAGTTATTACGACGCAATATTTGGATGCGATACTGGCCTTAGGAGTTAAACCGGTAGGTGCCGCTTCCCATTTGTTGGAGGGCGAATATTTAAAAGGAAAGATTGACGGAATTGCGGATATTGGGAACCCGACAAATGTAGAAAAGGTGCTGGAGCTACAACCAGACCTGATCCTAATAACAGAAGACACCACTCCCGAAGTGAAGGAACAACTGGAAAAAATTGCACCAACTGTAGTCATTTCTTTTATGAAAGGGGATGTGTTTAAGCAATTTCGGGATGTTGCTGCCGTACTCGGTAAGGACAAGGAAGCTGAGCAGTGGATTGCTAATCTGGATCAAAAGGCTGCCGAAGGGCGGAAGAAGCTGGCTGGAAAATTTAAGAAAGGTGAAACGGTCACGATTTACATGACTTACGGTAAGGATGTGCTAAGAGTGTACGGGGCGCGGAATGTAGGACATGTCATTTACCGTTCACTGGAATTGAATCCTCCTGAGTACATACGCCAAAAGCTGGCGAAGGACCCGAACTTTAATTTCGTTTACGATAGCATTTCAATGGAAAAGCTGCCTGAACTGTCAGGGGATCGAATTATTATGCTGGTTTATGATGAAGAGACCAAGGATGGAATCCTCAAGGAAATCGAGCAAAGCGCACTGTGGAGAAACCTCCCTGCGGTTAAAAACCACAAAGTATATTTCATCAAAGCTGACCCGTGGTTTACGTACTCACCGCTTGCGATTGACAAATCGCTGGATGAAGCGGTTAACATGCTTTCCGTTGATCCTAAATAA
- the rbsB gene encoding ribose ABC transporter substrate-binding protein RbsB: MKKLTLIMTALLLLLMTGCSLEPPEWAKPKAGANLKEIKIGLSISTLNNPFFVSLKDGVVAEAKKQGLQVIVVDAQNDSAKQSNDVDDLIQQGVNALLINPTDSSAISTVVQSANALNIPVITLDRSADKGDVKALVASDNVEGGRMAARYVIDQVGKGAKVIELEGVPGASATRERGKGFHEVADKELNVIAKQSADFDRTKGLNVMENLLQGNPDVQAVFAHNDEMALGAIEAIQSSGKNIPVIGFDGNEDALKSIKEGKLTATVAQQPELIGQLAVRAAQDVLQGKTVKKSIPAKLELVDQKK; encoded by the coding sequence ATGAAAAAACTTACATTAATCATGACAGCCTTGCTGCTCCTGCTGATGACGGGTTGTTCTCTGGAACCGCCGGAATGGGCAAAGCCCAAAGCAGGTGCGAACTTGAAGGAGATCAAAATCGGCTTGTCCATCTCAACGCTGAACAATCCATTCTTTGTTTCTCTTAAAGACGGAGTCGTTGCAGAAGCCAAAAAACAAGGATTGCAAGTCATTGTCGTCGATGCGCAAAATGATTCGGCGAAACAAAGCAATGATGTGGACGATCTGATCCAGCAAGGCGTAAATGCATTGTTAATTAACCCTACAGATTCGTCGGCTATCTCCACGGTTGTTCAATCCGCTAATGCTTTGAACATCCCGGTCATTACGCTGGATCGTTCTGCTGACAAAGGAGATGTAAAAGCGCTTGTCGCTTCGGACAATGTAGAGGGTGGACGTATGGCTGCCAGATACGTGATCGATCAAGTCGGAAAAGGTGCCAAGGTCATTGAGCTGGAAGGCGTACCAGGTGCATCGGCTACCCGTGAGCGGGGTAAAGGCTTCCACGAAGTAGCGGATAAGGAACTGAACGTTATTGCCAAACAGTCGGCCGATTTTGACCGGACCAAGGGTTTGAATGTCATGGAAAACCTGCTGCAAGGCAACCCGGACGTTCAGGCGGTATTTGCCCATAATGATGAAATGGCGCTTGGGGCAATTGAAGCCATTCAAAGCTCTGGTAAAAATATTCCAGTGATCGGCTTTGACGGCAACGAGGATGCACTTAAATCGATTAAGGAGGGCAAGCTCACGGCAACCGTAGCTCAACAACCTGAACTGATTGGACAATTGGCGGTTCGAGCGGCACAGGATGTACTCCAAGGTAAAACCGTGAAAAAATCAATTCCTGCCAAGCTGGAGCTGGTGGATCAGAAGAAATAA
- the rbsC gene encoding ribose ABC transporter permease RbsC: MTTMNETKGGKGFQMSQITQKLGPLLGLIILVIIVSVLNPSFLEPLNILNLLRQVSINALIAFGMTFVILTGGIDLSVGSILALSSAFVANMMLAGFDPILAIIIGCALGGVMGMINGLMITKGKMAPFIATLATMTIFRGLTLVYTNGNPITGLGDSLVFQLFGRGYQFGIPVPAITMLITFAVLWIILHKTPFGRKTYAIGGNEKASIVSGIKVPRVKIWIYSLAGMLSALAGAILTSRLNSAQPTAGTSYELDAIAAVVLGGTSLSGGRGRIVGTLIGVLIIGTLNNGLNLLGVNSFYQMVVKGIVIAIAVLIDRKKSA; encoded by the coding sequence ATGACAACCATGAATGAAACAAAAGGTGGCAAAGGGTTTCAAATGTCGCAAATTACACAAAAGCTCGGCCCGTTGCTGGGACTCATTATTTTGGTCATCATCGTATCGGTCTTGAATCCCAGCTTTTTGGAACCGCTTAATATTCTGAATTTGTTGCGCCAAGTATCTATTAATGCGCTGATTGCGTTTGGTATGACCTTCGTGATTCTCACAGGCGGGATTGATTTGTCTGTTGGCTCGATCCTAGCTCTATCCAGTGCGTTTGTCGCGAATATGATGCTGGCCGGCTTCGATCCGATTTTGGCAATTATCATTGGTTGTGCGCTGGGTGGCGTCATGGGGATGATTAATGGCTTGATGATCACCAAAGGTAAAATGGCTCCGTTTATTGCTACATTGGCGACCATGACTATTTTTAGAGGATTGACACTGGTCTATACCAACGGTAATCCGATTACGGGACTCGGAGACAGTCTGGTATTTCAGTTGTTCGGCCGCGGTTACCAGTTTGGCATTCCGGTTCCGGCGATTACAATGCTCATTACCTTTGCCGTACTGTGGATCATTTTGCATAAAACGCCGTTTGGACGCAAAACGTATGCCATCGGTGGTAACGAGAAGGCTTCGATTGTATCCGGTATTAAAGTACCGCGCGTGAAAATTTGGATTTACTCTCTGGCTGGAATGCTCTCTGCTTTGGCGGGTGCTATTTTGACCTCACGTTTGAACTCCGCACAGCCGACAGCAGGTACTTCATATGAACTGGATGCCATTGCGGCTGTCGTACTGGGCGGAACAAGCTTGTCAGGGGGACGCGGACGAATCGTAGGTACGTTGATCGGTGTACTTATTATCGGGACGCTGAACAATGGCTTGAATTTACTGGGAGTGAACTCTTTTTATCAAATGGTGGTCAAGGGGATTGTAATCGCCATTGCTGTATTGATTGACCGTAAGAAATCAGCTTAA
- a CDS encoding sugar ABC transporter ATP-binding protein has product MHIQMKGIHKAFGTNQVLSGVDFDLREGEVHALMGENGAGKSTLMNILIGLHHRDEGTIIIDGQETYFANPKEAEQKGIAFIHQELNVWPEMTVLENLFIGKEMTSKWGLLDSTKMKALANEQFAKLAVNLPLNGEAGECSVGQQQMIEIAKALMTDAKVIVMDEPTAALTEREIQKLFEVIISLKKEGVSIVYISHRMEEIFEICDRITVMRDGKTVDTQAIPDTDFDEVVRKMVGRELTERYPARTPALGEVVLEVKNASHKSIFKNVNFTVRSGEIVGFSGLMGSGRTEIMRALFGLDALDSGEIHVRGKKVTIRKPDDAVKLGIGFITEDRKDEGLVLDFSIRENMVLPNLFSFTSKGFISGKKELDFVNTLIKRLQIKTQSGETTVRSLSGGNQQKVVIAKWVGIGPSVLILDEPTRGVDVGAKREIYQLMNELTERGVAIIMVSSELPEVLGMSDRIIVVHEGQITGELSREKATQEHIMTLATGGQ; this is encoded by the coding sequence ATGCATATTCAAATGAAGGGAATTCACAAAGCCTTTGGTACCAATCAGGTGCTGAGCGGTGTGGATTTTGATCTCCGTGAAGGTGAGGTTCATGCACTCATGGGTGAAAATGGTGCAGGTAAATCAACGCTGATGAATATTTTAATCGGACTGCATCACCGTGATGAAGGGACGATTATCATTGACGGTCAGGAAACTTATTTTGCTAACCCTAAAGAGGCCGAACAAAAGGGGATTGCTTTTATTCACCAGGAGCTGAATGTGTGGCCGGAAATGACCGTGCTGGAAAATCTGTTTATCGGCAAGGAAATGACATCCAAGTGGGGGTTACTCGACAGCACCAAAATGAAAGCGTTAGCAAACGAGCAATTCGCTAAGCTTGCCGTGAATCTTCCTTTGAATGGTGAAGCAGGCGAGTGCTCCGTGGGTCAACAGCAGATGATCGAAATAGCCAAAGCATTGATGACGGATGCCAAAGTGATCGTAATGGATGAACCAACAGCCGCGTTAACCGAACGGGAGATTCAAAAGCTGTTTGAGGTTATTATTTCCTTGAAAAAAGAAGGCGTTTCCATTGTGTATATTTCACATCGGATGGAGGAAATATTCGAAATCTGCGACCGGATTACCGTCATGCGTGACGGAAAAACAGTGGATACCCAAGCGATTCCCGATACTGATTTTGATGAGGTTGTGCGGAAAATGGTTGGCAGGGAGCTAACTGAGCGCTATCCGGCGAGAACACCTGCTTTGGGAGAAGTGGTGCTGGAGGTCAAAAATGCCTCGCACAAAAGTATTTTTAAAAATGTGAATTTTACCGTGCGATCCGGGGAAATTGTGGGCTTTTCAGGCTTGATGGGTTCGGGACGGACAGAAATCATGCGAGCGCTTTTTGGACTGGATGCTTTGGATAGCGGTGAAATTCATGTGCGTGGAAAAAAGGTGACGATCCGCAAGCCGGATGACGCGGTGAAGCTGGGAATTGGCTTTATTACAGAGGACCGCAAGGATGAGGGATTGGTGCTGGATTTTTCGATCCGGGAAAACATGGTGCTACCCAATCTGTTCAGCTTTACGTCGAAAGGATTTATTTCAGGCAAAAAAGAGCTGGATTTTGTTAATACATTAATTAAGCGCTTACAGATAAAAACTCAATCAGGCGAAACGACGGTACGCAGTTTGTCAGGTGGCAATCAGCAAAAAGTGGTGATCGCCAAATGGGTGGGCATTGGCCCAAGCGTACTTATTCTTGACGAACCGACAAGAGGCGTGGATGTAGGTGCCAAACGGGAAATCTACCAGTTGATGAACGAGCTGACCGAGCGCGGAGTAGCGATCATCATGGTATCCTCAGAACTTCCCGAGGTGCTCGGCATGAGCGATCGTATTATCGTGGTGCATGAGGGACAAATCACCGGGGAACTGAGCAGGGAAAAAGCCACGCAAGAACACATTATGACGTTAGCTACAGGAGGACAGTAA
- the rbsD gene encoding D-ribose pyranase, whose protein sequence is MKKHGILNSHISKVLSDLGHTDYIVVADAGLPIPEGVTKIDLALKWGVPSFQDVVDVIAADMVIEKVTLAEEMKQENDEALQYIIRTFTKEESENSQTTAQTAAIEFCSHEQFKELTRHAKVVIRTGEAKPFANCILQAGVYFG, encoded by the coding sequence ATGAAAAAACATGGAATTCTGAACAGTCATATATCCAAGGTACTGTCGGATCTCGGCCACACGGACTATATTGTCGTGGCCGATGCCGGCTTACCTATTCCTGAAGGCGTTACTAAAATTGATTTGGCTCTCAAATGGGGCGTACCATCCTTTCAAGATGTCGTTGATGTGATCGCAGCTGACATGGTGATCGAAAAGGTAACGTTGGCTGAAGAAATGAAACAGGAGAATGATGAAGCTCTACAGTATATTATCCGCACATTTACAAAGGAAGAGTCAGAAAATTCGCAGACCACGGCGCAAACTGCCGCCATTGAGTTTTGTTCGCATGAGCAATTCAAGGAGTTGACCCGTCATGCCAAGGTAGTCATTCGCACAGGAGAAGCTAAGCCGTTTGCCAATTGTATTTTGCAGGCAGGGGTTTATTTTGGATAA
- the rbsK gene encoding ribokinase: MAKITIVGSSSMDLVVTTSKRPGAGETVLGESFATVPGGKGANQAVAAARLGADVTMIGRVGDDHFGQQILRNFEENRVHAGYVKPVTHMESGTAHIVLAEGDNSIVVVKAANNEITPAYVEEALDVIRNSDMVLIQQEIPEETVVYVSKICAKYEVPLLLNPAPAREVEVSVIENATYITPNEHEAAIMFKGQSLQEALRQYPNKLFVTEGSNGVRFFDGEQEVVVPTYKVEAVDTTGAGDTFNAAFAVALAEGKSLADSVKFANRAASLSVTKFGAQGGMPTRREVEEQL; encoded by the coding sequence AGCTCGATGGATCTTGTAGTGACTACCTCCAAGCGCCCCGGCGCAGGAGAAACCGTACTGGGTGAAAGCTTTGCAACCGTACCCGGAGGGAAAGGAGCCAATCAGGCAGTAGCCGCAGCCCGTCTTGGAGCGGACGTTACGATGATTGGACGCGTAGGGGATGACCATTTTGGCCAACAGATTTTACGGAACTTTGAAGAAAATCGTGTTCATGCTGGCTATGTGAAACCGGTTACACATATGGAAAGCGGCACAGCACATATTGTACTGGCTGAAGGGGATAACAGTATTGTCGTTGTAAAAGCAGCGAATAATGAAATAACTCCAGCCTATGTAGAAGAAGCGCTCGATGTAATCCGAAATTCGGATATGGTGCTCATCCAACAGGAAATACCGGAGGAAACGGTCGTATACGTGAGCAAAATTTGCGCCAAGTATGAGGTGCCGCTGTTGCTGAATCCCGCTCCGGCTCGTGAGGTGGAAGTAAGTGTGATTGAGAATGCGACATACATTACTCCCAATGAGCATGAAGCCGCTATTATGTTTAAGGGCCAAAGCCTTCAAGAGGCTCTGCGTCAATATCCGAACAAGCTGTTTGTTACTGAAGGCAGCAACGGTGTACGGTTTTTCGACGGAGAACAGGAGGTCGTTGTTCCTACCTATAAAGTAGAAGCCGTGGATACGACAGGTGCAGGGGATACATTTAACGCTGCATTTGCCGTGGCGCTGGCTGAGGGGAAATCACTGGCAGACAGTGTGAAATTCGCCAATCGTGCTGCATCGCTGTCCGTTACCAAATTTGGAGCACAGGGTGGTATGCCAACACGGCGTGAAGTGGAGGAACAATTATAA